From Leptodactylus fuscus isolate aLepFus1 chromosome 11, aLepFus1.hap2, whole genome shotgun sequence, one genomic window encodes:
- the PRRC2B gene encoding protein PRRC2B isoform X3 — MSDRLGQISKGKDGKSKYSSLNLFDKYKGKSIEAVRTTVIPRHGLQSLGKVAAARRMPPPANLPSLKSENKGNDPNIIIVPKDGTGWANKQEHPDQKSSSVTAPQQQESLPQQGLPKSVSNLQKPTTVNSPENINLVPGGPKSWAQLNGKPAGHEGGSRGSNRLLSFSPEEFPTLKAAGEQDKAGKEKSGLDPSYGPGPSLRPQSKPLALLPDVTSWREGGGRSITGGISPTVSPTEPGSKSTAPADGAPSTAQASSDPKELSLRPAQPTRKGASQFMGNTYHPPTYHDMLPAFMCSQHPPEPTGTLDRASFPILSSQSRLEPRVPFRQYQMNNQDGKEIRPSGGGLRPVRSQRPQPERAPRATIINAEDLKELDDLDNDAEDGWAGLHDEVDYSEKLKFSEDEEEEEAPKDSRSKWNGWDCRRQRQVSFNSTDSAETKHPAENVKVWSDPAAHPRPTRRGQEPVQTAPRKANSWAAVAEHPKSAPASVLRQSSVEDKEEKTPPRQKFVTSEISEAVERARKRREEEERRTREERLAACAAKLKQLDQKTKHVSKSGSETPKRMENKENEDPRSPVSDHSSTQENAQNYRRDYSQESAPEYLDEEPPVVPRAESSSEEDCRESVSPVQDFGKHQKLIPPRFQRQQQEQLYKMQQWQQQQQQAYVASTHSSHPRPFYSHHPQMLGFDPRWMMMPSYMDPRMTQGRATVDFYPSSIHPPGVMKHMIQQESVGGGCQPDDCQPSDRRPPSAEPVSAWSQDSYVHLQSKAYSLPQPKPMESATDVTYCRTDGSYCSSRDRPDAVHVHQESIEERGDEYLTGSYEKSAGNFSNCISPQRRGPDSSYQHLEAAVDSGVSRGQQSSAPCRPSDFMNDKKPQFNGWGYGHHQKSSETTSSVEEEPPKEEHNMVSEVWKKDERGSQDSTVGADWRSEPTANSSQTHSENLGRSRRTGPIKKPVLKALKVEEKELEKSKPEAKEPVKTMKEKLLSKLDSAPKVSEPTLLSSSSSPAIEEKPQINVQESERTSQEKAEKTWGTKSSVTRESSTIPQPKRNNWIFIDEEQAFGGRTHGRGRGRGFRDFSFRGRGSVGPYNGQRVNRGRGLREFNPTEDFRNRVPRRRGVSETHSEGSEYEELPKRRRQRGSENEPLLERETEETRKGEFQDSWRSNRNYSDDSNGMDPKSRAPRAFGRSLPPRLSNSYSRRPFTSKESSHWNAKSGGSNWQEYNGPAESYGTRHNPDREHGSDYNYSDNLHHRRGFDESQGDDRRTFFQDEYSDRESLDKRSFVRRRPPRQDKPPRFRRLRQERESAGHWSGEEMGGAVTNHEHWQTRPKMPLNDRSAPAARRSPERSYHNSDHVNEDWETASESSDFSEKRPGEVDGDGNLSGNGFSEKRELSKRSFSSQRPLVDRRKVESSGYDEKPSKVGGNSRDYQQNPASGKTSRCSEESYTPDGSHHRYGLERSAQCDNGEVPGKKSERDARVAGLKAGEKSEAMTAFDLKYGDSVIEEDAEVGGEAYSDMTNKPRRALDKDRRKKDQIVQVPTKNSNIQSRIPPRFAKKQNGMCLDQTEVPGKEIWESNSQGISVQSSSDTWSKPGSSFSTESASSEGFKGSQGDSGIDLSAESRESSATSSQRSSPYGTMKPEELNGAVMESKSDCPKEQGQKQSEKKDPDSGSGMNKEHKPGPIGNERSLKNRKGSEGAERMEGSVPPVNGVEIHVDSVLPVPPIEFGDADYSLPPGASPGPAASSVSKLQDALVNKAGLSQSIPMLRRDHHLQQGMGLNPMSYPTADLTLKMESARKAWENSPNLPEQSSPAGPGSGIQQPSSVGTSAGVNYSSFGGVSMPPMPVASVAPSASLPGNHIPPLYLESHMFAGQPRLVQQTIPQQQGYQQAAAAQQIPMSLHTSLQAQAQLSMRGGLPVSQSQEMYSSIQPFRSQVYMHPSLSQPSAMVLTSGTGLKPQYSPFPGMQPLEMVKTQAASPYQPLSGSQQLVYESQLNQAAGMGASQMMDSPLTQLTMPMAGSQLGMPRYSSGQQPMLLPQSIQIPQGQNMPVGAPRRMQPSVLTASRESSQMEMKGFHFTEGKQSMQTATSVQAQHSYRPASASPSGKSPGPGPSANLGHYPQQQVKPRTDEKCGLVSPKLPDQPSTSQMKPVRTGAIKPSVAKMEESAA; from the exons ATGTCACCAGTTGGAGGGAGGGCGGTGGGAGAAGCATCACCGGTGGCATCTCTCCAACCGTCTCTCCTACTGAGCCGGGCAGCAAATCCACTGCTCCTGCAGATGGCGCCCCCTCCACAGCGCAAGCTAGTAGTGACCCTAAGGAACTCTCACTGCGCCCGGCTCAGCCCACAAGAAAAGGGGCTTCACAGTTCATGGGAAACACCTACCATCCACCTACATACCATGATATGCTACCAGCTTTT ATGTGCTCTCAGCACCCTCCAGAACCCACTGGGACATTGGATCGAGCTTCCTTCCCCATCCTCTCCTCCCAATCTCGCCTTGAACCTCGCGTACCCTTTAGACAGTATCAAATGAACAATCAGGATGG AAAAGAGATCAGGCCGAGCGGTGGCGGTTTACGGCCTGTACGTTCACAGCGCCCTCAACCGGAGAGGGCCCCACGAGCCACCATTATAAATGCAGAAGACCTTAAGGAACTGGACGACCTAGACAATGATGCTGAAGACGGCTGGGCAG GTCTTCATGATGAAGTGGATTATTCTGAGAAACTGAAATTCagtgaagatgaggaggaggaggaagcccCGAAAGACAGCAGAAGTAAATG GAATGGCTGGGACTGCAGAAGGCAGCGGCAAGTTTCCTTTAACTCCACTGACAGCGCTGAGACCAAACACCCAGCAGAGAATGTGAAAGTATGGAGCGATCCAGCTGCACATCCACGTCCCACCAGAAGGGGGCAGGAACCTGTACAGACAGCTCCACGGAAAGCCAACAGCTGGGCTGCAGTAGCGGAACACCCG AAGTCGGCTCCAGCCTCCGTCTTACGTCAGTCTTCTGTTGAAGATAAAGAAGAGAAGACTCCTCCAAGGCAGAAGTTTGTCACTTCTGAAATATCTGAGGCAGTCGAGCGAGCTCGCAAGCGGCGGGAGGAGGAAGAGCGCCGAACTCGTGAAGAACGACTGGCTGCCTGCGCTGCAAAACTTAAACAGCTGGATCAGAAGACCAAACATGTTTCTAAATCGGGAAGTGAGACCCCTAAGCGTATGGAAAATAAAGAGAATGAAGACCCCCGGTCCCCAGTCTCAGACCATAGCAGCACTCAGGAGAACGCTCAGAATTACCGCAGAG attACTCCCAGGAATCTGCCCCCGAATATTTAGATGAGGAGCCTCCAGTAGTTCCTAGAGCTGAGAGCAGCAGTGAAGAAGACTGCAGAGAGTCTGTGTCTCCAGTGCAGGATTTTGGCAAGCACCAGAAGCTGATCCCACCGAGGTTCCAGAGGCAGCAGCAG GAGCAGTTATATAAGATGCAGCAGTggcagcagcagcaacaacaaGCGTATGTGGCATCGACCCACTCCAGCCACCCACGCCCCTTCTATTCCCACCACCCGCAGATGTTGGGCTTTGATCCTCGCTGGATGATGATGCCTTCCTATATGGATCCCCGGATGACACAGGGTCGTGCTACTGTAGATTTCTATCCTTCCTCCATACATCCTCCAG GTGTGATGAAACACATGATCCAGCAAGAATCCGTGGGTGGAGGTTGCCAGCCCGACGATTGCCAGCCGTCAGATCGCAGGCCTCCGTCTGCTGAACCTGTGTCTGCCTGGAGCCAGGACAGTTATGTGCACCTACAGAGCAAAGCCTACTCCCTGCCACAGCCGAAACCCATGGAGAGTGCGACAGACGTAACGTACTGCAG GACTGATGGCTCCTACTGCTCCTCCAGGGACAGGCCCGACGCTGTCCATGTCCACCAAGAGTCTATAGAGGAGCGAGGCGATGAGTATCTTACTGGAAGTTATGAGAAGTCTGCGGGAAACTTCAGTAACTGCATCTCACCCCAAAGAAGAGGACCGGACAGTTCATACCAACATCTGGAGGCTGCAGTAGACTCTGGTGTCAGTAGGGGGCAGCAAAGCAGCGCACCATGTAGACCATCAGACTTTATGAATGATAAGAAGCCTCAGTTTAATGGCTGGGGGTACGGGCACCATCAGAAGTCTTCTGAAACCACCAGTAGTGTGGAAGAGGAACCTCCCAAGGAAGAACATAACATGGTTTCTGAAGTATGGAAAAAGGACGAGCGAGGCAGCCAAGACTCGACTGTTGGAGCAGACTGGAGGAGCGAGCCCACTGCCAACTCTTCCCAGACGCACTCTGAGAACCTTGGAAGGAGTCGTCGGACTGGTCCCATAAAGAAACCAGTGCTAAAAGCTCTTAAAGTGGAGGAGAAGGAGCTGGAGAAAAGCAAACCTGAAGCTAAGGAGCCTGTGAAAACTATGAAGGAAAAGCTGCTCTCCAAGCTAGACAGTGCGCCCAAGGTGAGCGAGCCGACGCTCCTAAGCTCCTCATCCAGCCCTGCCATCGAAGAGAAACCCCAAATTAATGTCCAAGAATCTGAGAGAACTTCCCAGGAGAAAGCTGAAAAAACTTGGGGCACAAAGTCATCTGTTACTCGTGAATCAAGCACCATCCCCCAACCCAAACGGAACAACTGGATCTTTATTGATGAGGAACAGGCTTTTGGGGGTAGGACCCATGGCCGCGGGAGAGGAAGAGGGTTCAGAGACTTCAGTTTTCGTGGCCGAGGTTCTGTTGGTCCTTATAATGGTCAGAGGGTCAACAGAGGCCGAGGGCTTCGAGAATTTAACCCCACTGAAGATTTCCGAAATAGGGTACCTCGGCGGCGCGGTGTTAGCGAAACACACAGCGAAGGGTCAGAGTATGAGGAACTCCCCAAACGTCGCCGTCAGCGAGGATCAGAGAATGAGCCTCTTCTGGAAAGAGAAACAGAGGAGACAAGAAAAGGAGAATTCCAAGATTCCTGGAGGTCCAATAGAAATTACTCAGACGACTCAAATGGCATGGACCCTAAATCCAGGGCCCCGCGGGCTTTTGGAAGATCGCTTCCCCCCAGGCTTAGCAACAGTTATAGCAGGCGGCCATTCACCTCCAAGGAATCGTCACACTGGAACGCCAAGTCTGGAGGGTCAAATTGGCAAGAGTATAACGGGCCAGCAGAGTCTTATGGCACACGGCACAACCCTGACCGAGAGCACGGCAGTGACTATAACTACTCTGACAACCTGCACCATAGGAGAGGGTTCGATGAATCTCAAGGAGACGACAGGCGGACGTTTTTCCAAGACGAATATTCCGATCGGGAGAGTTTGGATAAGAGATCGTTTGTGAGAAGACGACCCCCTCGTCAAGATAAACCCCCAAGATTTCGACGTCTGAGGCAGGAAAGGGAATCTGCCGGGCACTGGAGCGGTGAAGAGATGGGGGGCGCTGTAACCAACCATGAGCACTGGCAGACCCGTCCTAAGATGCCTCTTAATGATCGATCAGCGCCAGCTGCCAGGCGATCGCCAGAGCGCTCCTACCACAACTCCGACCATGTGAACGAGGATTGGGAAACTGCATCCGAGAGCAGCGACTTCAGCGAGAAGAGACCTGGAGAGGTGGacggagatggaaacctgtctgGTAACGGCTTCTCTGAGAAGAGAGAACTGTCCAAGAGGAGTTTCTCCAGCCAGAGACCTCTGGTAGACCGACGCAAGGTGGAATCTTCTGGGTATGATGAGAAGCCATCCAAAGTCGGAGGGAACTCTCGTGACTACCAGCAGAACCCTGCCTCTGGGAAGACCAG TCGCTGTTCTGAAGAGTCTTACACTCCAGATGGCAGCCACCACCGCTATGGGTTAGAAAGGTCAGCCCAGTGTGACAACGGAGAGGTTCCAGGCAAGAAGTCCGAGCGGGATGCCAGGGTGGCGGGGCTCAAAGCGGGCGAGAAATCAGAAGCCATGACTGCTTTTGATTTGAAATATGGAG ACTCTGTTATTGAGGAAGATGCCGAGGTGGGAGGTGAGGCCTATTCTGACATGACCAATAAGCCCCGGCGAGCCCTGGACAAAGATCGCAGGAAGAAGGATCAAATTGTTCAG GTCCCTACTAAGAACAGCAATATACAGTCAAGGATCCCTCCTCGTTTCGCCAAAAAGCAGAATGGCATGTGCCTGGATCAGACTGAGGTTCCCGGTAAAGAGATTTGGGAGAGCAACAGCCAAG GTATCTCCGTACAGTCCAGCAGTGATACCTGGAGTAAACCTGGCAGTAGTTTCAGTACAGAATCTGCATCCTCAGAG GGTTTCAAAGGCAGCCAGGGTGACAGCGGCATTGATCTGAGCGCAGAATCTCGAGAATCGTCTGCCACTTCCTCCCAGCGTAGCTCTCCGTATGGGACGATGAAACCAGAGGAGTTAAATGGTGCAGTCATGGAGTCAAAATCTGACTGTCCTAAAGAGCAGGGACAGaaacagtcagaaaagaag GATCCGGACTCTGGTTCTGGAATGAACAAGGAACACAAGCCCGGTCCCATTGGCAACGAGCGCTCGCTAAAAAATAGGAAAGGATCAGAAGGTGCGGAGAGGATGGAGGGCAGCGTGCCGCCTGTCAATGGTGTTGAGATTCATGTGGATTCTGTTCTTCCTGTTCCTCCCATTGAATTTGGA gaTGCAGATTACTCTTTGCCTCCTGGAGCTTCTCCTGGACCCGCTGCTAGTTCGGTTTCAAAACTTCAGGATGCCCTCGTAAACAAG GCTGGTCTGTCACAGTCCATACCCATGCTGAGAAGAGACCATCACCTGCAGCAAGGGATGGGACTGAACCCCATGTCATACCCCACTGCCGACCTTACACTCAAG ATGGAGTCTGCCCGCAAGGCCTGGGAAAACTCACCGAATTTGCCAGAACAGAGTTCCCCAGCCGGCCCTGGCTCAGGAATACAGCAGCCCTCCAGTGTGGGAACTTCAGCCGGTGTCAACTACAGCTCCTTTGGTGGGGTGTCCATGCCGCCTATGCCCGTGGCCTCCGTGGCCCCTTCTGCATCTCTTCCAG GTAACCACATTCCCCCGCTCTACCTGGAAAGTCACATGTTTGCAGGGCAGCCGCGCCTGGTCCAGCAGACGATACCTCAGCAGCAAGGATACCAGCAG GCTGCAGCCGCCCAGCAGATTCCCATGTCTCTCCACACATCGCTGCAAGCCCAGGCTCAGCTGAGTATGAGAGGAGGACTGCCTGTATCCCAGTCACAAGAAATGTACAGCTCCATACAACCCTTCAG GTCCCAGGTGTATATGCATCCCAGCTTGTCACAGCCCAGTGCTATGGTCCTGACCAGCGGCACCGGACTCAAGCCTCAGTACTCGCCGTTTCCTGGCATGCAGCCTCTGGAGATGGTGAAGACGCAGGCCGCTTCTCCTTACCAGCCATTGAGTGGGAGTCAGCAGCTTGTGTATGAGAGTCAGCTGAACCAGGCAGCGGGCATGGGGGCCTCGCAGATGATGGACTCCCCCCTCACACAG TTAACCATGCCAATGGCCGGCTCTCAGCTTGGGATGCCTCGGTACAGCTCTGGACAGCAGCCAATGCTTCTACCGCAGTCCATTCAGATCCCACAGGGACAGAACATGCCTGTGGGCGCTCCGCGGAGGATGCAACCTTCAGTCCTGACAGCAAGTCGAGAA TCCTCTCAGATGGAGATGAAGGGATTTCACTTCACAGAAGGCAAGCAGAGTATGCAGACGGCCACCTCGGTGCAAGCACAGCACTCATATCG GCCAGCTTCAGCTAGTCCCAGTGGAAAGTCACCAGGACCGGGGCCATCTGCCAACTTAGGACACTATCCTCAACAG CAGGTAAAACCGAGGACTGACGAGAAGTGCGGCCTGGTTTCCCCAAAACTTCCTGATCAGCCCAGTACAAGTCAGATGAAGCCGGTTCGGACTGGGGCCATCAAGCCTTCAGTGGCGAAAATGGAGGAGAGCGCGGCCTGA